One genomic segment of Drosophila melanogaster chromosome 3L includes these proteins:
- the CG11425 gene encoding uncharacterized protein yields MSFNLSLRPPIRLLVDLVLLGLLIVLVENFRRLWGPPTKRGFFCDDESLMYPYHENTVSPTLLHWLGLYLPLISLVVLESFLSHRKDMAPWPTLWPVYNTVRWFLYGYVSNDLLKGIGKQALGRLRPHFFAVCSPHFPDGSSCLDESHRGALKYHTDYECRPNLSQATEEMIRDVNVSFPSGHSAMAFYGLVFVALHLRRRRWPLRGSLLSPVLQLACVALAWFVAISRVIDYKHHWSDVAAGSLLGAGSALAVTRAAASEELQWRCQDSLASAKQEAAVVDVADVKGGQQMPHDLSLVTCHISN; encoded by the coding sequence ATGAGCTTTAATTTAAGTCTGCGGCCCCCCATCCGCCTCCTGGTGGACCTGGTCCTGCTGGGCCTACTTATTGTCCTGGTGGAGAACTTCCGTCGCTTGTGGGGGCCTCCGACGAAGCGTGGTTTCTTCTGTGATGACGAGTCCTTAATGTATCCCTACCACGAAAACACAGTGAGCCCCACGCTGCTCCACTGGCTGGGACTGTACCTTCCACTGATCAGTCTGGTCGTCCTTGAAAGCTTTCTCAGCCACCGGAAGGACATGGCCCCCTGGCCAACACTATGGCCGGTGTACAACACTGTGCGCTGGTTCCTTTACGGCTACGTATCCAACGACCTGCTCAAGGGAATCGGAAAGCAGGCACTTGGGCGACTGAGGCCCCACTTCTTTGCCGTGTGCAGTCCACATTTCCCGGACGGCTCCAGCTGCTTAGATGAGTCGCATCGAGGTGCTCTGAAATACCACACAGACTACGAGTGTCGGCCAAATCTTTCGCAAGCCACCGAGGAAATGATTCGTGACGTAAACGTGTCCTTTCCCAGCGGCCATTCCGCCATGGCTTTCTACGGCTTGGTGTTTGTGGCGCTGCACCTGCGCCGCCGCCGCTGGCCTCTCCGTGGATCCTTGCTTAGTCCTGTGCTGCAGCTAGCTTGCGTGGCTCTGGCCTGGTTCGTGGCCATCAGCCGGGTCATCGACTACAAACACCACTGGTCGGATGTTGCGGCCGGTTCGCTGTTGGGTGCCGGGAGCGCCCTTGCGGTTACTCGGGCTGCCGCGTCCGAGGAGCTACAATGGAGGTGCCAGGATTCACTGGCGAGTGCGAAGCAGGAGGCTGCAGTGGTCGATGTGGCCGACGTCAAAGGGGGCCAACAGATGCCGCATGATTTGTCTCTAGTTACGTGCCACATCTCTAATTAG
- the CG11437 gene encoding uncharacterized protein: MCGNPNTRLLSRLVIDFLILLGIYGAALVVLPQQLSTAQRGFHCSDTSLKYPYRQPWLTKVHLTIAVVALPAAFVLVVEMLRAAVVPSSTELTQRFVFVGVRIPRFISECYKAIGVYLFGLGLTLAAIRLTKHSTGRLRPYFFDICQPTWGTEGGESCSDVTAQNSTLYLEDFSCTEFAASQDLLALVRHSFPSGFVSTTCYAMGFLIFYSQARLFAPWLRLVRASLQLACCSLALVVCWERISTYQNHLTDVAAGAALGGWMAFFATVFVAHLFVEVRVKRRPMPRNEQIYGYAGYYTRATYGY; encoded by the coding sequence ATGTGCGGCAATCCGAACACGCGTCTCCTCTCCCGGCTGGTCATTGACTTCCTGATTCTCCTAGGAATCTATGGAGCGGCCCTAGTGGTGCTGCCCCAGCAGTTGTCCACGGCCCAACGGGGATTCCACTGCAGTGATACCAGCCTGAAGTATCCCTATCGCCAGCCCTGGCTGACCAAGGTCCACCTTACGATCGCAGTGGTTGCTCTGCCCGCTGCATTTGTGCTCGTGGTGGAGATGCTCAGGGCTGCCGTGGTACCCAGCTCCACGGAGCTGACGCAGCGCTTCGTCTTCGTCGGGGTCCGCATCCCCAGATTCATCAGCGAATGCTACAAGGCCATTGGCGTTTACCTATTCGGTCTGGGGCTGACCTTGGCGGCGATTCGGCTGACTAAGCACTCGACGGGCCGACTGAGGCCCTACTTCTTCGATATCTGCCAGCCCACATGGGGAACAGAGGGCGGCGAGAGCTGCTCCGACGTGACCGCGCAGAACTCCACCCTCTACCTCGAGGACTTCAGTTGCACGGAGTTCGCCGCCTCGCAGGATCTGCTCGCCCTGGTGCGCCACTCCTTCCCCAGCGGATTCGTGTCCACCACTTGCTACGCCATGGgctttctgattttttattccCAGGCCAGATTGTTTGCTCCCTGGCTGCGATTAGTCCGAGCCTCCCTGCAACTGGCTTGTTGCTCTCTGGCCTTGGTGGTTTGCTGGGAGCGCATCTCTACCTACCAGAACCACTTAACAGATGTGGCAGCTGGAGCTGCCCTTGGTGGGTGGATGGCCTTCTTTGCAACAGTATTTGTGGCCCACCTCTTTGTGGAGGTGCGAGTAAAACGCCGTCCCATGCCAAGAAATGAACAGATCTACGGCTACGCGGGATACTACACCAGAGCCACCTACGGCTACTGA
- the CG11426 gene encoding uncharacterized protein produces the protein MRDAPEDQSVTVSMPASASGSAAGSTGPSSDRRMTQRLLVELLVVVVLVIPICVYEFAVDPVRRGFFCDDESISYPFQDNTITPVMLGLIVGLLPALVMVVVEYVSHLRAGDISATVDLLGWRVSTWYVELGRQSTYFCFGLLLTFDATEVGKYTIGRLRPHFLAVCQPQIADGSMCSDPVNLHRYMENYDCAGEGFTVEDVRQARLSFPSGHSSLAFYAMIYVALYLQRKITWRGSKLSRHFVQFAVVMVAWYTALSRVMDHWHHWSDVLSGSLLGVAGALITAHYIARMFDDGASNILSGGLRRENTAATLQEEVCPTTPPPYSVNNSFSEDQYCSKV, from the coding sequence ATGCGCGACGCACCAGAAGATCAGTCCGTAACGGTTTCCATGCCGGCATCTGCATCCGGCTCTGCCGCCGGCTCCACGGGACCGTCATCGGATCGCCGGATGACGCAGCGCCTGCTCGTGGAGCtcctggtggtggtggtgctcgTCATTCCCATCTGCGTGTACGAGTTCGCGGTGGATCCCGTGCGACGCGGCTTTTTCTGCGACGACGAGAGCATCAGCTATCCATTCCAGGACAACACCATAACGCCGGTAATGCTCGGCCTGATCGTGGGCCTGCTTCCGGCCCTGGtcatggtggtggtggagtaCGTTAGCCACCTGCGCGCCGGAGACATCTCGGCCACGGTGGATCTGCTTGGCTGGAGGGTATCCACATGGTACGTGGAGCTGGGCCGGCAGTCCACCTACTTCTGCTTTGGCCTGCTGCTCACCTTTGACGCTACCGAGGTGGGCAAGTACACCATCGGACGCCTGAGACCGCACTTCCTGGCCGTTTGCCAGCCGCAGATTGCGGATGGGAGCATGTGCTCCGATCCGGTCAACCTGCACCGCTACATGGAGAACTACGACTGCGCCGGCGAGGGCTTCACCGTGGAGGACGTGCGACAGGCCCGCCTCAGCTTTCCCAGCGGTCACTCTAGTTTGGCCTTCTATGCCATGATCTACGTGGCACTCTACCTCCAGCGGAAGATCACCTGGCGGGGATCGAAGCTGAGCCGGCACTTTGTGCAGTTCGCAGTGGTGATGGTAGCCTGGTATACGGCCCTCAGCCGTGTAATGGACCATTGGCACCACTGGTCCGACGTCCTTTCCGGATCGCTACTTGGCGTGGCTGGCGCTCTAATCACCGCCCACTATATAGCAAGGATGTTCGACGACGGGGCAAGCAATATTCTAAGCGGTGGCCTGAGGAGGGAAAACACAGCGGCCACTCTGCAGGAAGAGGTCTGCCCCACCACTCCCCCGCCGTACTCCGTGAACAACAGCTTCAGCGAGGATCAGTACTGCTCTAAGGTTTAG
- the CG11438 gene encoding uncharacterized protein, isoform B, with translation MSKYSKLARGFCDLLIWVALSVASVLLHKMGRPFRRGFFCGDETLSYPARDGTISSKVIIAIVLGVPNAVIVVVELFRQLPGGPLREAGGKRDSCRIAHRLGVLYRQVIFYLYGLAMVTFTTMLTKLCLGRLRPHFLAVCQPMLPDGSSCQDAQNLGRYIDSFTCSNANMTDYQFKELYQSFPSGHASMAMYAMLYLAIYLQAALSTRVSKLLKHLLQFLFVMFGWYVSLTRIIDYYHHWSDVLAGAALGVVFAWLTSAYVADLFAGKRWPKTGYSANTLRKPQVSPKSSTKSQAGGSTSGAGQPPALPAYTFGTLPYLAAHPAQAQAQYAQPYHNYGYVP, from the coding sequence ATGTCCAAGTATTCGAAGCTGGCCCGCGGGTTCTGCGACCTGCTGATCTGGGTGGCCCTCAGCGTGGCCAGTGTGCTGCTCCACAAGATGGGGCGTCCCTTCCGGCGCGGCTTCTTCTGTGGCGACGAGACCCTCAGCTATCCAGCGCGCGACGGCACCATCAGCTCCAAGGTGATCATCGCCATCGTCCTCGGAGTGCCCAACGCCGTGATCGTAGTGGTGGAGTTGTTTAGGCAGCTGCCCGGTGGGCCGCTTAGAGAGGCGGGCGGTAAGCGGGATAGCTGCCGGATAGCCCACCGCCTCGGGGTCCTTTATCGCCAGGTTATCTTCTACCTGTACGGCCTCGCCATGGTCACGTTCACCACGATGCTGACGAAGCTGTGCCTCGGGCGTCTGCGACCGCACTTCCTCGCCGTGTGCCAGCCCATGCTGCCGGACGGAAGCAGCTGCCAGGACGCCCAGAACCTGGGACGCTACATAGACAGTTTTACGTGCAGCAACGCCAACATGACCGACTACCAGTTCAAGGAGCTCTACCAGTCCTTCCCAAGCGGCCACGCCAGCATGGCCATGTATGCTATGCTCTACCTGGCCATCTACCTGCAGGCGGCGCTCAGTACGCGCGTCTCCAAGCTGCTGAAGCATCTGCTGCAGTTCCTCTTCGTCATGTTCGGCTGGTACGTATCGCTGACTCGGATCATCGACTATTACCACCACTGGAGCGACGTCCTGGCGGGGGCGGCATTGGGCGTGGTGTTCGCTTGGCTGACGAGTGCCTATGTGGCCGACTTGTTTGCCGGCAAGCGGTGGCCGAAGACTGGCTACTCGGCCAACACGCTGCGCAAGCCGCAGGTCTCGCCGAAGAGCTCCACCAAGTCGCAGGCGGGAGGATCCACGTCGGGAGCGGGTCAGCCGCCCGCTCTGCCGGCCTATACCTTTGGAACGCTGCCCTACCTGGCGGCACATCCCGCACAGGCGCAGGCGCAGTACGCCCAGCCCTATCACAACTACGGCTACGTGCCGTGA